TGCGTGAAAAGTCAAATATGCTGTAGCCCTCGCCGCATCCCGGGAGGGGACCCTGGCAAGAGCAGGCTGACCTGTATAAAAACCTATTCATTTATAGCGAAATGATGCGCATCTGTCAAGTGTTTTGGCGTATTTTTAACTGCAATCCTCTGCTTTTATATATTTTTACAAGATTTCAAGGCAGCCACTTCCAGACTGGGGAGCCGCAGGGAAAGGCGGCGCTTCCAGCGGGCCTTTCTCAGACGCGGCTGGAGAGCGGGAAACGCCCGTTCCCCTGCTTCTAAGCATTCGGCTCCGAACGGCTTTTACCGATCCAGCAGGCAGGCTACGCCGGGCAGCTCCTTGCCCTCCAGAAATTCCAGACTGGCGCCGCCGCCGGTGCTGATATGGGTCATCTTGTCGGCATAGCCCAGCTGCTCCACGGCAGCCGCGCTGTCTCCGCCGCCGATGATGGTGATGGCACTGGTTTTGCTAAGAGCCTCTGCGACGGCCTCGGTGCCCTTGGCAAAGGCGGGAAACTCAAAGACGCCCATGGGACCATTCCAGATGACAGTGCCGGCATCAGCCACGGCAGAGCAGTAGAGCTTTACGGTCTCGGGACCGATGTCCATACCCTGCCAGCCGTCGGGAATCTGGCCAGCCGGAACCACCTGGCGCTGGGCATCTGGGGAGAATGCGTCGCCGCAGACGGTGTCCACCGGCAGGAGCAGCCTGACGCCGCGCTTTTGCGCCTTGCCCACCATCTCTTGGGCGTAATCCATCCAATCAGCCTCCAGGAGGCTCTCACCCACTTTGCCGCCTTGAGCGGCCGCAAAGGTATAGGCCATGCCGCCGCCGATGATGATGGTGTCGGCAATTTCCAGGAGATTGTTGATGACGCCGATCTTGGAGCTGACCTTGCTGCCGCCCAGAATGGCCACCAGGGGGCGCTTGGGGTTGGCAATGGCGCCGCCCAGGAAATCCAGCTCCTTTTGGATCAGGAAGCCGGACACGGCAGGCAGGTAATCAGCCACGCCGGCAGTGGAGGCGTGGGCACGGTGGACTGCACCGAAGGCGTCAGACACGAAGAGGTCTGCCAGGGAAGCCAAGGCCTTGGCAAGCGTGGGATCATTTTTGGTCTCGCCCTTTTCAAACCGGGTGTTTTCCAGCAGCAGAATCTGGCCGGGGCGCAGGGCGGCGGCTTTCGCCTTGGCATCCTCGCCCACCACATCATGGGCAAAAAGAACCTCCTGCCCCAGAAGCTCGCTGAGCCGCTTGGCAACGGGGGCCAGGCTCAGCTTGGGGTCCGGGCCGTCCTTGGGCTTGCCCAGGTGGGAGCATGCGATGACCGCCGCGCCCTGCTCCAGCAGATACCGGATCGTGGGCAGCGCGGCCACAATACGCTTGTCGCTGGTGATCTCGCCTGTCACCTTGTCCTGGGGAACGTTGAAGTCGCAGCGCAGCAGGACTTTTTTCCCCGCCACGTCCATGTCGCGGACTGTTTTTTTGTTGTAATTCATAGAGATGCCTCCATTCCTTTCTTTCCGCGTCAGCGGCGGCGCAAAGCGCCGGTGGTCAATCCTCGCAGGAGGCCGCCATCTGTCCCAAACCCTGCAGACCGGGAAAACCGATCTGACGCAGCGCCTCGTAGACACATACGGCCACCGTATTACTCAGGTTCAGGCTGCGGGCTGCGTCCACCATGGGCAGCCGGATGCAGCGGTCCCGGAACCTCTCCCGGAAAGCTTCCGGAAGCCCCGCGGTCTCCTTGCCGAAAAACAGCCAGCTCTCGGCGGTGAAGCGGGCCTTCGTATAGGGCCGAGGCGCCTTGGTGGTGGTGAGCCACGCCTCCCTGGCCGCCTCCGGATGTCTGCGGAACAAATCATCCAAGCTCTCGTAATCAGCCACCTCCACCAGATGCCAGTAATCCAGACCCGCCCGCCGGACAGCCTTTTCCGAGATATCAAAGCCCAGGGGACGGACGAGATGAAGCCGGCTGCCGGTTGCGGCGCAGGTGCGGGCAATATTTCCGCAGTTCTGGGGAATTTCCGGCTCGACCAATACAACATTCAGCATAGAACCCTCCACATACCATGCAGTTGGGTTCTATTGTAATCTTTTACCTTTGCAAATTCAACTATATTGTATGAAGAAATTGCGTTTTTTATTGAAAATATGCAGAAACAGAGCAGGGGTGAAAAAGGAGGCGGCTCGGTTGGCAAATTTTGTGGATTCCGGTTATTTTCGACAAAGAATGACGGCAAATATGCGAGATTTGGGAGAAATTTTTGAAAGAACTTATCCAAAAAGACTAGATTTCCCGGAAATGTCTGCTATAATGTATATGGACAAATATGTTCTGCAAGGGAGGGGTTGCTCCGTGATGCATCCTCAAAGTGCCGTGATTTTCATGGAGGAGGACATTCTCTCCGATACCCACAAACCGCTGATGCTGGAAGAGTTCCTGACTGTTCCCATTCTGGAGAGAATGGCTCGGAAGCTATGGAATGAAGGTATGCAGCGGTTCTTTGTTGTCTGCACGCCGCAATTCGCGGCGCCTGCGCGCGTTTGTTTTCCAGAGGAGGCAGAGGTGACGCTGTCGGACCGGCATGACGATCTCATGGCTTTTTTAAATACGCCAAGTCCGGTGCTGGTGCTCAGCCGCTCCGCGCTTCCGGCGGCGCAGGCCGGACCAGGGTTTGCCTATGCGGCCCCCGGCCATGAGCTGCGGGAGGCATGGCGGGAGCGAATGACCAACAACGTGCAGGCGGCGGAGCTGGTGCCTGGCTGGCTGCCGGTCTATGGGACTGATACGCTGGCAGAGCTGGAGCCCTGGTTTCGGGAAGGCAGAGACGGAAATTGACCGCATCATCAAAGCAACCACATAACTGACTACAGAAAGAGGACGGTAACAATGATTTCTCACGGTAAGGATATCAAGGTGTTTTCCGGAAATTCCAATCCCGCGTTGGCCAAGGAGATCTGCCAGCTGATGGGGACAAAGCTGGGTGAGGCGGAGGTTAAGGGCTTTGCTGACGGCGAGGCGTCTGTCTCCATCTACGAGACGGTGCGCGGCAGCGATGTGTTTGTGGTGCAGTCCACCTGCAAGCCCGTCAATGACCATCTGATGGAGCTGCTAGTGATGATCGACGCGCTGCGCCGGGCGTCCGCCGGGCGGATCACCGCGGTGATCCCCTACTTCGGCTATGCCCGCCAGGACCGCAAGGCCAAGGCGCGGGACCCGATCTCCGCCAAGCTGGTGGCCAATATGATTACCGCCGCCGGCGCGGACCGGGTGCTGACCATGGACCTCCACGCCGCGCAGATTCAGGGCTTCTTCGACATTCCGGTGGACAATCTGGCCGGCAACCCTGTGTTTGTGGACTACTACGCGAAAAAGTTTGGTTCTGTCTGTGAGGACATGGTGGTGGTCTCTCCGGACGTGGGCTCTGTGGCCCGGGCGCGGACCTTTGCCCAGAAGCTGCACATGCAGCTGGCGATTGTGGACAAGCGCCGTCAAAAGGCCAACCAGTGCGAGGTGATGAACATCATCGGCGATGTCCGGGATAAGGACTGCATCCTCTTTGATGATATGGTGGACACGGCCGGGAGCCTTTGCAACGCGGCCAAGGCCCTGGTGGAGGTAGGCGGAGCCAAGACCGTCCATGCCTGCGCCTCCCACGGTGTGCTCTCCGGTCCCGCTGTGGAGCGGATCAACAGCAGCGCCATTGAGGAGCTGGCGCTCCTGAACACCATTCCGGCCATTGATCCCGCTCTGAGCGGTAAGATCAAATATCTCTCCGTGGGACCCATGTTCAGCGAGGCCATTGAGCGCATCTATCAGGAGACCTCGATTTCCAAGCTCTTCCGCTGATTGCGGTATCTGGCGGAATCTTATTTGGATAGGATGTTACGATCTCAGGCGGGGAAGGAAACTTTCCCGCCTCCGATCTGTGGCTCTCGGCTGGTGGGAGCGGCTTCCAGTTGATTTTGAGTGAGGAGACTGACATGCTGTTTGAAAAGAAGTCTGTGGACTGGCTGATTGTGGGGTTGGGGAATCCTGGCCAGAAATATGCCAGCACCCGACACAATATGGGCTTTTTGACAGTGGACCTGCTGGCGGAGAGGTTGGGCGTGAAGCTCAACAAGGTCAAATTCAAGTCCGCCTATCACATCGTATCGTTCGCCGGGACCAAGTGCCTTGTGATGAAACCCCAGACATATATGAATCTCTCCGGCGAGGCAGTGCGGGAGGCGGCGCAGTTCTATAAGGTTCCCGCCGACCATGTGCTGGTGATCTATGACGACGTGTCCCTTCCTGTGGGGAAGCTGCGGGTCCGGCCCACCGGCTCCGCCGGCGGGCACAACGGCATCAAGAACATCATCGCCCACCTGGGCACCCAGGACTTCCCCCGGATCAAAATCGGCACCGGCGCCCCCGGAGAGGGCGGCGATATGATTGACTGGGTGATCGGCACGCCGTCCCAGGCGGAGCGGAAGATCCTGCTGGACGCCTTTGAGCGGGCCATTGACGCGGCGGCGTGCGTCATTGAGCACGGCTGCCAGAGGGCTATGAACGACTTCAACTGAGCCGTCTGTATGGACGATCCATCCGGGAGAGACGCTATGAAGCGAAAGCGGACGCATTATGCCGGCGGCGCTGATTTTCTCCGTCCTGGTCTGGGTGCTTAAGCCTCGGAGCTTTGTCGGCTTTTCCCCTGAGGTGGCGGACGTTGTCATCGACCGATCCAACATAGGCGCGGACCGCGAATTTTGTCAGGCACGACCTGACCGGGAGGAGGCCGCTGCTGGCAGAGGCGGCGGTCCGTTTGGAAGGCCCCAGCCGTGATACCATCTGGTTACCCGGCGGAGGGGCAGGAGCTCTACCGGATCGAATTCATCCATAGGGGGGAGCTCAGCGGACGCCCGGCTTGACCTGCGTTCGATGGCATGCTCTGCACGTCCCTGTATCTTGGAATCTGAGGTTGGGCTATGCCCGCTACGAGTTCTCCGGCTGTGACATGAGCGCCATGGATGCGGAGCTTCGGGCGCTGCTGGGCATGGTGGGAACTTTTTGAGAATAGAATGCAATACCTTGGGGCACACCCCGGTTTTTAGGAAGGGAGTGTGCCCTGATTCTGCTGTCAATATCCAAATTTTTACAAGGAATACATCCATGGAACACTTTTTACAACAATTAGCGGCCATACCGGAGGTGGCGGAGCTGATCCGCCGGGTGGACGGCGGCGGATGTCCGGCGGCAGTGACCGGGCTGCAGCCGGTGCAGAGGGCCTGCGTGGGCGCGGCGGTGGCACGGGCTTCCAGGCGGAGCGCGGTCTTTGTCTGCGGCGATGAACGGGAGGTCCGGCAACTGGCTGGGGACTTGGAGACGCTGATGGGCGTGCGCCCGGTGATTCTTCTCAGCCGGGAGTGGCAGCTGCGGCCAGGGGCTGTGGCCTCCCGAGAGTGGGAGCGGAGCCGTCTGGCGGCTTTATATGATATGGCCCGGGGCGAGGCGGCAGTGGTGGTGGCCACCGCCGACGCACTGATGCAGCGAACCCTGCCTCCAAAGCTTCTGAACAGCCTTGCTGTCACGTTGAAGACGGGAGGCCGGGCGGATTTAAAGGTTCTCGCAGAGAGCTTGCTCTCTGCGGGCTATACCCGGTGCGACCAGGTAGAGGGCGTGGGCCAGTTCGCCCTGCGGGGCGGCATCCTGGATGTGTTCTCTCCCCTGATGGATCAGCCGGTGCGGTGTGAGTTTTTCGACGATGAAATCGACTCCATGGGGAGCTTTGATCCGGCCACCCAGCGGCGGACAGCCAATGTAACCTCCGCTTTGCTGCTGCCGGCGGCGGAGGTGCTGCCCTCCGCCGTGCCCGGCGGCGCGACGGACCTGGCGGAGAGGCTCCTGCGTCTGGCGGAAAAGCTGGAGAAAAAGCCGCGGACTGTGGAGACTGCCGCCCAGCTGCGGGAGGACGCCCAGCGACTGCAAAACGGCGCGGAGGTCGGGGGACTGGATCGGTATCTCGCGGCCGTCTATCCAAAGGCGGCGGCGGGCGTCCACTACCTGCCGGCGGAGAGTCTGGTGTTCCTCTGCGAAAGCGGGCGGGTGGACGAGCGGGTGAAGAACACCCTGCTGCAAAATAAACAGGATGTGGAGGCCTTACTGGAGGCCGGAGTGATGGCGGGGGAATATGGGAAGTTGCTGCTTTCCGCCGAGGAACTCTACACCGCGCTGGAGGACCATCCGGTGGTGATGATGGAATCTCTGCCCACCTCCCGCCGTCCCTTGGTACCCCGGGGGCTGCTGGGAATGACGGCGCGGCAGCTCTCCTCCTATGGCGGCAGCTTGGAGACGGCAGTTACGGATCTGGAGCACTACCGGGGCAGCGGCAGCGCCGTGTTGGTGCTGTGCGGCGGAGAGAGCCGGGCGAACAATCTCCAGCGGCTTTTAGAGGAGCGGCGGATTCCGGCGGTGTTGGATTTGAAGAACGCCGGAATGCCGGAGCCGGGAGAGGTGCGGATTTCCATGGGCGCGCTGTCCGCCGGCTGCGAATGGCCGACGATTCATCTGGCCGTTTTGACAGAGGGGCAGCTGACCGGCACGGTCCGGAAACGGGCGAAGCTGAAAAAGGAGAGCAGCCGCCAGAAAATCCAGTCCTATACAGACCTCTCACCTGGGGACTTGGTGGTTCATGTTCACCATGGCGTGGGCCGGTTTGCCGGCATCCAGCGGATGCCGGTGGACGGGGTGGAGAAGGACTATATTAAAATTGATTACGCTGGCGGCGACTGTCTCTATGTCCCGGTAACTCAGCTAGACCAGGTCAGCAAGTATATCGGCGGGGGCGAGGACCAGGAGCGGGCCCGGCTCAACAAGCTGGGCGGCACGGAGTGGGCCAAGCAGAAGACCCGGGCGAAGAAGGCTGCCAAGGACTTGGCGAAGGGGCTGACGCAGCTGTACGCCGAACGGCAGAAGAGGCCCGGCTTTGCCTTTTCCCCGGACTCCCCCTGGCAGCAGGAGTTTGAGGAGGCCTTTCCCTATGCCGAGACGGACGACCAGCTCCGGGCCATCGCGGAGATCAAGGCGGATATGGAACGGCCCCGGCCTATGGACCGGCTTCTGTGCGGTGACGTAGGCTACGGCAAGACGGAGGTGGCGCTGCGGGCGGTGATGAAGTGCGTGCTGGACGGCAAACAGGCAGCCATTTTGGTGCCCACCACGGTTCTGGCCCAGCAGCATTACGCAACGGCGGTGGGGCGATTCCGGGACTTCCCGGTGAAGATTGAGGTGCTCTCCCGCTTCACCACGGCCAAGGA
This genomic window from Pusillibacter faecalis contains:
- a CDS encoding phosphoglycerate kinase, which produces MNYNKKTVRDMDVAGKKVLLRCDFNVPQDKVTGEITSDKRIVAALPTIRYLLEQGAAVIACSHLGKPKDGPDPKLSLAPVAKRLSELLGQEVLFAHDVVGEDAKAKAAALRPGQILLLENTRFEKGETKNDPTLAKALASLADLFVSDAFGAVHRAHASTAGVADYLPAVSGFLIQKELDFLGGAIANPKRPLVAILGGSKVSSKIGVINNLLEIADTIIIGGGMAYTFAAAQGGKVGESLLEADWMDYAQEMVGKAQKRGVRLLLPVDTVCGDAFSPDAQRQVVPAGQIPDGWQGMDIGPETVKLYCSAVADAGTVIWNGPMGVFEFPAFAKGTEAVAEALSKTSAITIIGGGDSAAAVEQLGYADKMTHISTGGGASLEFLEGKELPGVACLLDR
- a CDS encoding tRNA (cytidine(34)-2'-O)-methyltransferase, translated to MLNVVLVEPEIPQNCGNIARTCAATGSRLHLVRPLGFDISEKAVRRAGLDYWHLVEVADYESLDDLFRRHPEAAREAWLTTTKAPRPYTKARFTAESWLFFGKETAGLPEAFRERFRDRCIRLPMVDAARSLNLSNTVAVCVYEALRQIGFPGLQGLGQMAASCED
- a CDS encoding ribose-phosphate pyrophosphokinase, whose amino-acid sequence is MISHGKDIKVFSGNSNPALAKEICQLMGTKLGEAEVKGFADGEASVSIYETVRGSDVFVVQSTCKPVNDHLMELLVMIDALRRASAGRITAVIPYFGYARQDRKAKARDPISAKLVANMITAAGADRVLTMDLHAAQIQGFFDIPVDNLAGNPVFVDYYAKKFGSVCEDMVVVSPDVGSVARARTFAQKLHMQLAIVDKRRQKANQCEVMNIIGDVRDKDCILFDDMVDTAGSLCNAAKALVEVGGAKTVHACASHGVLSGPAVERINSSAIEELALLNTIPAIDPALSGKIKYLSVGPMFSEAIERIYQETSISKLFR
- the pth gene encoding aminoacyl-tRNA hydrolase produces the protein MLFEKKSVDWLIVGLGNPGQKYASTRHNMGFLTVDLLAERLGVKLNKVKFKSAYHIVSFAGTKCLVMKPQTYMNLSGEAVREAAQFYKVPADHVLVIYDDVSLPVGKLRVRPTGSAGGHNGIKNIIAHLGTQDFPRIKIGTGAPGEGGDMIDWVIGTPSQAERKILLDAFERAIDAAACVIEHGCQRAMNDFN
- the mfd gene encoding transcription-repair coupling factor, whose amino-acid sequence is MEHFLQQLAAIPEVAELIRRVDGGGCPAAVTGLQPVQRACVGAAVARASRRSAVFVCGDEREVRQLAGDLETLMGVRPVILLSREWQLRPGAVASREWERSRLAALYDMARGEAAVVVATADALMQRTLPPKLLNSLAVTLKTGGRADLKVLAESLLSAGYTRCDQVEGVGQFALRGGILDVFSPLMDQPVRCEFFDDEIDSMGSFDPATQRRTANVTSALLLPAAEVLPSAVPGGATDLAERLLRLAEKLEKKPRTVETAAQLREDAQRLQNGAEVGGLDRYLAAVYPKAAAGVHYLPAESLVFLCESGRVDERVKNTLLQNKQDVEALLEAGVMAGEYGKLLLSAEELYTALEDHPVVMMESLPTSRRPLVPRGLLGMTARQLSSYGGSLETAVTDLEHYRGSGSAVLVLCGGESRANNLQRLLEERRIPAVLDLKNAGMPEPGEVRISMGALSAGCEWPTIHLAVLTEGQLTGTVRKRAKLKKESSRQKIQSYTDLSPGDLVVHVHHGVGRFAGIQRMPVDGVEKDYIKIDYAGGDCLYVPVTQLDQVSKYIGGGEDQERARLNKLGGTEWAKQKTRAKKAAKDLAKGLTQLYAERQKRPGFAFSPDSPWQQEFEEAFPYAETDDQLRAIAEIKADMERPRPMDRLLCGDVGYGKTEVALRAVMKCVLDGKQAAILVPTTVLAQQHYATAVGRFRDFPVKIEVLSRFTTAKEQKRILSAARSGGVDLLIGTHKLLQKSVEFKDLGLLIIDEEQRFGVTHKERLKEISRQVDVLTLSATPIPRTLNMALSGLRDMSTIEEPPADRQPVQTYVLEHDWALLEDAMRRELSRGGQVYYLHNRVETIDLTASRIQKLLGPEVRVVTGHGKMGERELSAVMQAMVDGEADILVCTTIIETGIDIPNVNTLIIEDADRMGLSQLHQIRGRIGRSVRRAYAYLTFRRGKVLQENAAKRLAAIREYVEFGSGFKVAMRDLEIRGAGNLLGPEQSGYLMTVGYDLYLKLLEEAVLEEQGQEKQIETECSADLTVNAHIPDRYVPSPEQRMDLYRRIAAIRSDEDASDLLDEMLDRYGEAPKSVLALLDVALLRAAAARSGVADISQRKDVLKFTLGVFRPEALVTVCGLHKYKGRLTIAAGDTPALTLKLSPGADVLETARTLVEDLRLAGGES